Genomic segment of Candidatus Deferrimicrobiaceae bacterium:
CGGGGAACCGCTGCGGGGGTCCCCATCCCCGCGGACCCGGAGCCCGTTCCCTGGGGCAGGGGGGAGCTGCTCGCCGACGGAAAGGACATCCTCCTCCTCGCCATCGGGGCCACGGTGGCCACATCCCTGTCCGCCGCCGAGGAACTCCGGAAGCGGGGGATCTCGGCCGCCGTGGTGGACGCCCGGTTCGTCAAACCGATGGACGCCTCGCTCATCGTCCCCCTTGTCCAGCGCGTCGGACGGGTGCTGACGGTCGAGGAGAACGTGCTCGCGGGGGGGTTCGGGAGCGCCGTCCTCGAAATGCTCGAGGAGCACGACGTGCGCCCCCAGGGGTTCCACCGGATCGGAGTTCGGGACACGTTCGTGGAGCACGGGTCGCAGGCCGAGCTGCGCGAGGCGTACGGCCTTTCCGACGATTCGGTGATCGCGGAGGCGGCGCGCCTCTTTGCCCAGGGCTGGCACCTGCTTCCGTCGATCTTCAGCGGCATCCGGTCCCGGATCGAGAAGATTGTCTGATTCCCGCTCCCGAAAGGACCGGCCCCCTGCAAACCGGGGAGCACGGAACCGCCTGGACGCGGAAATGGTGACCAGGGGCCTCGCAAAGACGCGGGCGAAAGCGCAGGGCCTCATCCTCGCCGGCCGGGTCTTTCTCGGGGGGAAGGTCGTCACGAAATGCGGAACGCCCGCGGGCTCCGACCAGGAGATTGCCCTCGCCCCGGCCCCCCGGCCGTTCGTGTCGCGGGGCGGCGAGAAACTCTCCGGGGCGCTCGATGATCTGGGGTTGTCCGTTTCGGGGGCCGTGGCGCTGGACGTCGGGGCGTCCACCGGAGGGTTTTCCGACTGCCTCCTCCGGCGCGGCGCCGCGCTCGTCTACGCGGTAGACGTGGGGAGGTCCCTCCTCGACGATTCCCTCCGCCGCGACCCGAGAGTCGTCCTCCGGGAGGGGGT
This window contains:
- a CDS encoding transketolase C-terminal domain-containing protein — translated: RGTAAGVPIPADPEPVPWGRGELLADGKDILLLAIGATVATSLSAAEELRKRGISAAVVDARFVKPMDASLIVPLVQRVGRVLTVEENVLAGGFGSAVLEMLEEHDVRPQGFHRIGVRDTFVEHGSQAELREAYGLSDDSVIAEAARLFAQGWHLLPSIFSGIRSRIEKIV
- a CDS encoding TlyA family RNA methyltransferase produces the protein MSDSRSRKDRPPANRGARNRLDAEMVTRGLAKTRAKAQGLILAGRVFLGGKVVTKCGTPAGSDQEIALAPAPRPFVSRGGEKLSGALDDLGLSVSGAVALDVGASTGGFSDCLLRRGAALVYAVDVGRSLLDDSLRRDPRVVLREGVNFRHASPDLLPQKVSFATVDVSFISLRHILPTLRAFLLSGARVVALVKPQFEVGKGAVGKGGVVRDEAKRQQAVRAIAEFAREAGYVVVGEAASRIPGPRGNREVFLFLQWP